The sequence CCACATACCCGGTATAGTGAACTGGGCACTCTAAATCATTAACGCGAGTAAAACTCCGTTCTAAAGGCATAAATTGCGGATCACCGTGAATCAGGAGTAAGTCAAAATAGCGATTCATCAGTTTACAGACTTTCGCTTCATGACGGGCTTGGTCTTGTTTAGTGACAACAATATCCCGTAAGCTAGACACGACTTTCGTTCCTTGATCGCGAGCCGTTTCAATCAAGGGAATTAACTCTGGGGAAAAACGACGGCGACCAAAGGGGAATAACTCAACCATTAAGAGGTCGGGTTGCCATCGCTTTAAGGCAGCGATCATCTGTTGACTCCGCACCGCAAAAACCGCTTCTAGGCTTTCAAATCCTTCGGGTAAGTTGAGGTTGGTAAATTCGCTATCTGTGGTTAACGGCGGTAATTGTACGATTTCTACCCCATCAGGACTATCAAATCCTGCAATGGCAGCCCCACCGTTGATAAAGCACACTGCAAACTCATCGGTTAATCCCCGCACAATTTCCATGCTGCGGACAAGATGACCAATCCCTAAAATATGCTGGCAGTAAAACATTAATCGTTTCATGACGCGATCGCCTCCCAAGAAGAAGATAAATTGACAGGAGAAGCCGAGTGACGGGTCAGGGTTTGCAACAATAAGGCTTTCACTTGGGCAATATTGGTTTCGAGGGTGAAGTGTTCCCTTACGGTTTGTCGTCCCGCCCGTCCCAGTTCAGAGCGCTTTTTCGGATCAGGGTGAAGCTGAATTAAGGCTTGCGCGATCGCGCTGGGGTCTTTTTCGGGGACGAGAATCCCGTTTTCTCCGGAGACAATTAATTCCGTAATCCCTGAAATCCGAGTAGAAATAACGGGCAGTTCCATTGCCATCGCTTCAATCAAAACATTGGGAATGCCATCGCGATCGCCGTCTCCAGTCACTTGACAGGGCAACACAAACACATCCGCTTGTCGATATTGCTCAATTACTTGGTCTTGGGTTAATTTGCCCACTAACGTCACCTGATCTTGAAGATTAAAATCTTTAATTTGCAGTGCCAAGGCTTCTTGCAAAGGACCAAACCCAACAATTTTGCAGGTAAAGGGCACTCCCGCTAAACTCAGGTGAGCACAGGCTGCTAAGAGATCAGGAAATCCTTTTTTCTCGCAAAAGCGTCCGATCGAAAGAATTTTGAGCGGTTCTGTCTTTACGGAAAGAGGAGTTTGTTCCCCTTGAAAGCGCTTTAAGTCCAGACCGTGATAAGACAAATAAATGGGAGTCGAGGACGTGGAAATTGACGCTAAATAGCGACGGTTGTAGTCTGTGCAAGTGAGAACAAATTCAGCACTTTTCATCCCGCGATCGAGCGCGATCGGATCAGTCAAATAAATATCTTTAGCATGGGCAGTCATACTATAAGGAATCCCGCTCAAGTGATGGGCTATTTCTGCGGTTGCTGTGGGGATATTGGCAAAGTGAACATGAAGATGAGCAATTCCTAACTCGGGTAAAATTGTCGCTAAGTATGCCCCTTGCAGCAATTCATTGAGACGTTTTTTCTCGGGACGATCAATATAAAATCGCAATTGCTCTAAACACGGTTCGGGATCCGATTGTTGCCAGGCTAAATAGTTTTCTAGGAGTGCGGTTTCTTCTGCTTGATCATAGTCGGGTAAGAGAGACGGAACATAAGTGACTGGCGCTTGCAGTTCACTGACTTGAGGGTGATAATCAGTGTCTTGAGGTTTTCTTAAAGAGAAAATGTGTAAAGCAATGCCCTGTCGCTCTAATTCCAGCATTTCGTTGAGAATAAACGTTTCTGACAGTTTGGGAAACGTTTTTAATAAGTAACCAATCACGGAAGGTTTTTGACTCATAGCAATTATGTTTCCAAGAAAAGCAATAAACTAAACCGTTTAAACGGCAACGGAGTGAAGCCGAGGGTCAAAGTGATAATCTTGATTCAATAGTCTGAGCAAAGCCTCAGTAATGCGAGGCAACGCTTTAAAATCAAGAGAATACTGAGCCGTCAAGCCGTGGGAAGCAGAAAGTTCTTTCGCCATCGCTTGTGCTAGTCGCAGTGGCGTTAACTGCTGCGGATGAAGAACACTCAATAGCCCAAGTTCCGCTAAGCGTTGGGCGCGAATCCATTGTTCTGCTACTGGTTCAATCCGAGGCACAACAACCGCTCGCTTTTGTAAGGAGAGAATTTCGCTGACAGTGTTGTACCCCCCCATAGAAATCACCAAATCAGCAGCGCTCATATAACTCGCCAAATCATTAGTAAACTCTAACCAGTGCCAATGGGGAACTGGACGAATGCGTTCTATGAATTGCTGTTTGTGGGCTAAGGGCATTTCGGAACCGCCCACAATTAAACTAATGAAGTTTTGATCCCCCATGTCTGTCGCTTGGGCGTGCAAATAGGCATCTAACAGGCGAAACCCATCCTTCCCCCCACCAGGGGTGACTAAAATAAAGGAGTCACGTTCGGTTATTCCTAGGGCTTGGCGAATTGCTTCTGGAGGTTGCAGACCTTGAGGGCGTTGAATATAGCCCATGAAATGGGTTTTTGCCTGGAGGGTAGTAGAAAAGCGGTATTGTTTTGAAGCATTGAAAATTTCTGGACTCCCCACAATCCAAACTTCGTCGTAAAGGGATTCAGTGAGGGAATAATAATTTTCCCGTTGCCATTGCGCGATCGTCGCTTTTGGACTATCTAAAATATCCCGCAGGAGTAACACATAGCGTGTCTTGGGATGGTGATATTTTAAGTAATCTAAGGTCGCTTGGAGTTCTC comes from Halothece sp. PCC 7418 and encodes:
- a CDS encoding glycosyltransferase family protein, whose protein sequence is MKRLMFYCQHILGIGHLVRSMEIVRGLTDEFAVCFINGGAAIAGFDSPDGVEIVQLPPLTTDSEFTNLNLPEGFESLEAVFAVRSQQMIAALKRWQPDLLMVELFPFGRRRFSPELIPLIETARDQGTKVVSSLRDIVVTKQDQARHEAKVCKLMNRYFDLLLIHGDPQFMPLERSFTRVNDLECPVHYTGYVVPKQEPTSLQGSPSIVCSVGGGRFGHELLQAVAGASAELEQRIPHQIQMFTGPFAPASLYEELQNVAKSRSNLTVERYTPNLVSYLKQADLSINMGGYNTTLNVLQTGVRSLLLPFTGNGDQEQAIRAQRLEALGVVSVLRPQDLSPQHLAQRIVDYLQTRPTSIQFDCNGVTKTREILQEFAQTLRVA
- a CDS encoding glycosyltransferase yields the protein MSQKPSVIGYLLKTFPKLSETFILNEMLELERQGIALHIFSLRKPQDTDYHPQVSELQAPVTYVPSLLPDYDQAEETALLENYLAWQQSDPEPCLEQLRFYIDRPEKKRLNELLQGAYLATILPELGIAHLHVHFANIPTATAEIAHHLSGIPYSMTAHAKDIYLTDPIALDRGMKSAEFVLTCTDYNRRYLASISTSSTPIYLSYHGLDLKRFQGEQTPLSVKTEPLKILSIGRFCEKKGFPDLLAACAHLSLAGVPFTCKIVGFGPLQEALALQIKDFNLQDQVTLVGKLTQDQVIEQYRQADVFVLPCQVTGDGDRDGIPNVLIEAMAMELPVISTRISGITELIVSGENGILVPEKDPSAIAQALIQLHPDPKKRSELGRAGRQTVREHFTLETNIAQVKALLLQTLTRHSASPVNLSSSWEAIAS
- a CDS encoding glycosyltransferase family protein, translating into MKLMVYSHDAFGLGNIRRMLAICEHLLQAIPNLSILVVSGSPALHQLRLPKGLDYIKLPCLGRNQEGKLTVTFLNGQFEDTLNLRKHLICTAAAHFQPDLLLVDKKPNGLQGELQATLDYLKYHHPKTRYVLLLRDILDSPKATIAQWQRENYYSLTESLYDEVWIVGSPEIFNASKQYRFSTTLQAKTHFMGYIQRPQGLQPPEAIRQALGITERDSFILVTPGGGKDGFRLLDAYLHAQATDMGDQNFISLIVGGSEMPLAHKQQFIERIRPVPHWHWLEFTNDLASYMSAADLVISMGGYNTVSEILSLQKRAVVVPRIEPVAEQWIRAQRLAELGLLSVLHPQQLTPLRLAQAMAKELSASHGLTAQYSLDFKALPRITEALLRLLNQDYHFDPRLHSVAV